A segment of the Fibrobacter succinogenes subsp. succinogenes S85 genome:
TTCGTCTGAACATTGTCCTCGCGTTCTCGCTGGCATGTCCTACGGTGGTGTTTGGCATGCTTCTGGCGGCAACAGCTTTACGGCTAACTTGGTCCGCGATGCGGGTGGTTGCTACATGTGGGCTTCCGATACTTCTCGTGAACTTACATTCTCGTTTGAAGAGGTCTATGCGCTTGCCGATAGCGTTGATGTCTGGGTCAATCCGTCCATGTTTGCAACGACGGACGAAATCCTTGCCCTTGAACCTCGCGTGAAAAATATCAAGGCGTTTAAGGAGAAGAAAGTTTTCCAGAATGATGGGCGCAAGGGTCTTGGGGCAGGCAACGATTTTTACGAAGGGGCCATCACGCGTCCGGCGGAACTCCTGTGGAATCTTACAAAATGCATAAAAGGGTCCGTTCCGGGGGTAAATTCGATAGACACCAGTTACAAATGGTACAGAAATATCTATAATTTTTAACGTATGATGTCACACACAGGTATTGGAGACTGGATTTCTGCTCAATATGACCTCGGTGTACCGTTCTTGCAACAGGTCCCGAGAGAGTATGCAGACTATCTGCTTTTAAATTCCCAGATTCGTGAATACGACGCTGGTGAAATCATCCTCCAGGGCGGAATCGAAGGCGAATCCTTCTGCGTTTTGCAGAGTGGTCGCGTTATCATCTGCGGCCAGATTCTCCCGGACGGCCATTACAGTGCGCTTGCGACTTTGGAAAGCGGCTCCTGCTTTGGCGAAATGTCTATCCTGTGTGGCGAACCTACCGCCAATACGATTATTGCCGCCGAAGACGGCTGCACGGTGCTTCACATTCCGAAGGCGGAATTTTTGAAGTTCCTCGACAAGAATCCGAGCGCCTTGCTTTACCTTTACAAGGTGATGGCGGACCGCCTCCGCGCAAAGAACCAGGCGCTTGACGAATTCGAACGCTTGTCGCTTTTGGCTTCGGCGAAGGTTCTACCGTTTATTGATTTTGCGCAGACGATGGAAAAGAGCCGCATTACCGGAACGGTCATTTTCGAATGCTCCGGAGAATCGGGCTTTATCGCTTTCCAGGATGGCCGAATCTGCTGTGCCAAGTGCGGCAAGCTTGCAGGTCCGGATGCACTCGAAAAGATGCTTTCTTGGGGTGATGAGACATTGTTCAAGCTGGATACGCACGTGATGCCCGATGTCGTAAACATCAACCAGATGTCGGATACCACAAGCCTCATCCTTGATGCGCTCAGAAATATTGATGAAAAACAAAGCGCCCGTAAATAGGGCCAAATCGCTGCCCGCTCGTAGGGCAAAGGAAAAAAGATGAATTACGCAGACGCAGGAGTTTCCTTGGCACGTGCCGATGAGGCAATGGTCGGTGTCAAGAAGTCCGTCCGTACCACTTTCAACCAGGGCGTTCTCGGCGACGTGGGCAACTTCGGTGGCCTGTTCACGCTGAACCACCTCGGCATGAAGGACCCTGTCCTCGTGAGCTCCGTTGATGGTGTCGGCACCAAGCTCAAGGTCGATATCGAAATGGGTACGCACGAACTGCCGGGTCAGGACATCGTGAACCATTGCTGTGACGATATCCTCGTTCAGGGCGCACGTCCGCTGTTCTTCCTCGACTACGTGGCTACGGGCCGCCTGGAACCGGGTGTCATGGACAAGCTCGTTGCCGGTATGGCCAAGGCCTGCCGCGAAAACGACCTCGTCCTGATCGGTGGCGAAACTGCTGAAATGCCGGGCTTCTACGGTCCGGGTGACTACGATATCTCCGGTACGATCGTGGGTGTCGTGGAACGCGAAAACATCATTGACGGCAAGAAGATCAAGCCGGGTACGATCATCCTCGGTCTCCCGTCCACGGGTCTCCATACAAACGGCTATTCTCTTGCTCGTAAGGTTCTCTTTGACGTGGCCGGCTACAAGGTCGACACCATGGTCGACGGCATGGACAAGTCCATCGGCGAAGCTCTTGCAACTCCGCACCGCAGCTACTACCCGAGCCTCATCGACCTCTGCAACAAGAAGAAGATTCAGGGCCTTGCTCACATCACGGGTTCGGGCTACCAGGGCAACATCCCGCGTATCCTCCCGGACAACGTCGACGTGATTATCGACCGCACCACGTGGGATCCTCCGATGATCTTCAAGCTCATCCAGCAGGCTGGCTCTGTCGAAAAGGACGAAATGTACTCCACGTTCAACATGGGCATGGGCATGCTCATCTTCATCGACCCGGCTGACAAGGCTGAAGTCGTCGCTCACCTCGAAGCTAAGGGTGAAAAGTGGACGCAGATCGGTGAAGTCGTCGCCGGCACCAAGCAGGTGAAGTTCCGCGACTAATCGCAATTATGTCATCCTGAGCCGTGAGGCGAAGGATCTAAAAAAAGGCTCGCACATAAGTGCGGCCTTTTTCTTTTTCTAACCACTTCCTACCGTCTACTTCCTACCGTCTACTTTTTGTCCCAACTCACATATATGCTGTCAAAAAACTTTTTTTCGTGCCTTTTATGGGAATAAAATTTAATTTTAAACGAGGTGTAAAAAGGAAAATTATGAAAAAACTTTTACTGAGCTCTTTAATTGCCGCAGGTGCTTTTTCAATGTTCAGCGCCTGCTCCGATGACCCCGTTACCGCATCATCTCCGATTGCGGCTCCGACGTCGAGCGATTCGGGTTACCCGGGTACTTCTAGCAGTTCTAGCGCATTTGCTCCGATTCCGGGTTATAGTTCTGCTATAGTGCCGGGCTCTAGTGGTTCTAATCCGCTTTCAAGTTCTAGCGCGATTGCTCCAGTTCCGGGTTCTAGCTCCAGCGTCGTTAATCCGTCTCTGTCTAGTTCGTCTGTAAATCCGGCATCTAGCGCAACTCCGGGTTCTTCTGCTGTTGAAAGCTCTAGCAGTGCGGAACCTGCAAAGACGACCGGCAATCCTGAAGAAGACATCAAGCTGTACCCTGTGCCCACGCTCAAGAATATTCTTGGCAATGGCACCAGCGGCTGGAACACCCGTTACTGGGACGCCTGCAAGGCTCACTGCTCCCAGACCAGTCTCGATGGTGCAGAAGGCAAGCCCGTCATTACTTCCCAGGAAGAATACGAGTCCAGACATTACACGGCCCGCGTCTGCAACATCCACGATATTGAAATTCCTACGTTTACCTATAGCAAGGGCTTGGAACGTTACTGGATCGGTATCCAGAATACGCCAAACGCATGCCAGGAAGCAGACCCCGCATCTGGTGGCGGCTTTACCTGTACCGACATGGCCCCTGTAGCTGTGAATGATACTTTGGCATATGCTTTCGTTGCTGGTAGCGATGCGACAACTTCGTGTGGCAAGTGCTTCCATTTGCAGTATGACGGTAGCTTTAAGGATGCCGATGGCAATAATGCTCCCAAGGGAACGCACAAGGCTCTTAAGGGTAAGCATATCATCGTAATGGCATCCAACATCGGTCACGACGTGAAGCCTGGCCAGTTCGACCTCATGGTTCCGGGTGGTGGACCGGGTATCTTCAATGCCCTGCAGCTTCAGATCACTAAGCCCGGCATTGAATGGGGTGCCACTTACGGCGGTTTCTTGACATACTGCCAGAACGGAGAGAAGTGCGGTTATGATGGTACGCTGGAATGCTACCAGAGTTGCGTCAACGAAATGTGCGACGCTGCCTTTGGTGACTCCAACTATCCGAACCTGCTCCGTGGCTGTCACTGGTTTGCCGATTGGTTTATGGCTGCCGACAACCCGACCTATCAGTGGGAAGAAGTCGAATGCCCGCAGTACTTGGTTGACAAGTACGAGACGACTATCAGCAGATCCATTGAAACCAAGATTCTGTTCCAGTCAGACTGGTCTAAATACAAGGGCGGTGAATTTATCACCACAGACGCTTGCAGCAGCACACCCAACGATCAGCACGAATACTGCGATCCAGACCAGTTGGCTGCAGACAAGGCAAAGACCTACTAGTCCTGTGTAAGAACGAATTTATTTGAAATGTTGTCCCGGAAGCATTGCTCCCGGGATTTTTTTTTTGTGCATTTGCTGTCTCGTCACCCTCTTATGTCACCCCGGCTGAGCCTGCCCTGGACGAGTTCCGGGATGCCGGGGTCGCCATTTTTCATTCTCGTCACCCTGAACGAAGTGAAGGGTCCAGTCAATTCTTGCCTATGGCCAAAAAGATTTCTGTTTACAGAATGTGAATAATGTGTAGTGCCGACGGCATACATCCCGTTTTTATCGAAAAAAGTGAAAAAAAGTGAATTTTTTTCACAATTACCCCTTGCAAATGTTCGTGAAAATTCTATAATTGGCGCCGTTCCTGAGAGACGAGGCCGAAACGAAGAAACGAAAGCCGAGAACGAAGGAAAAAGCGAAAGCCCGCGAGACTTTCGGGAAGATTGAAGGAATCGGAGATGTGCTTAGTGACGGCCCAAGAAAATTTCTTGGAAGTCAAATTTACGAAAAACAGGACAGACTATTTTAAAAATCAATGAAGAGTTTGATCCTGGCTCAGAACGAACGCTGGTGGCGTGTCTTATACATGCAAGTCGAGCGAGGCAGCAATGCCGAGCGGCGAACGGGTGAGTAACGCGTAAGCAATCTGCCCCATATCAGGAAATACCCGTGCCAACGCGCGGTTAATGTCCAGGAGAGTGGCCCTCCGCATGGAGGGTTGACTAGAGATTTATCGGTATGGGATGAGCTTGCGTCCGATTAGCTAGTTGGCGGGGCAACGGCCCACCAAGGCGACGATCGGTAGCCGGCCTGAGAGGGTGATCGGCCACATTGGGACTGAGATACGGCCCAGACTCCTACGGGAGGCAGCAGTAGGGAATATTGCACAATGGGGGAAACCCTGATGCAGCAACGCCACGTGTGGGAAGAAGCATTTCGGTGTGTAAACCACTGTCATGAGGGAATAAGGCCCGCCTCCGGGCGGGATTGAATGTACCTTGAGAGGAAGCACCGGCAAACTTCGTGCCAGCAGCCGCGGTAATACGAGGGGTGCAAGCGTTGTTCGGAATTACTGGGCGTAAAGGGAGCGTAGGCGGAGATTCAAGCGGATTGTACAATCCCGGGGCCCAACCCCGGCTCTGCAGTCCGAACTGGATCTCTTGGATAGTTCAGGGGCAGGCGGAATTCCTGGTGTAGCGGTGGAATGCGTAGAGATCAGGAAGAACACCGATGGCGAAGGCAGCCTGCTGGGGACTTATCGACGCTGAGGCTCGAAAGTGCGGGTAGCAAACAGGATTAGATACCCTGGTAGTCCGCACCGTAAACAATGCATACTGGGTGTCCGGGGGTTCCCCCGGGTACCGTAGCCAACGCGTTAAGTATGCCGCCTGGGGAGTACGTACGCAAGTATGAAACTCAAAGGAATTGACGGGGGCCCGCACAAGCGGTGGAGCATGTGGTTTAATTCGAAGCAACGCGCAGAACCTTACCAGGGTTTGACATGGGAACGCCGCGGCGAGAGATCGCCGTTTTGCAGCAATGCAACGTTCCGCACAGGTGCTGCATGGCTGTCGTCAGCTCGTGTCGTGAGATGTTGGGTTAAGTCCCGCAACGAGCGCAACCCACGTTTCCAGTTGCCACCCGCAAGGGGGCCCTCTGGAGAGACTGCCGGGGACAACCCGGAGGAAGGTGTGGATGACGTCAAGTCCTCATGGCCCTTACATCCTGGGCTACACACGTGCTACAATGGTCGGTACAATGGGTCGCAACGCCGCGAGGCGGAGCCAATCCTCAAAGCCGTCCTCAGTTCGGATCGGAGTCTGCAACTCGACTCCGTGAAGCTGGAATCGCTAGTAATCGTGGGTCAGCACACCACGGTGAATACGTTCCCGGGCCTTGTACACACCGCCCGTCAAGCCATGGGAGAAGGGAGTGCTCTAAGTCGTGCAAGCGCCTAAAGCAAGACCTTTGACTGGGGCTAAGTCGTAACAAGGTAGCCGTACCGGAAGGTGCGGCTGGATTACCTCCTTTAAGGAGTAAATCTGGAACGCAAGTTCCAATACCTGTTTTTCAAAAGACAAACGCCGTCGCATAAGTACATCTCCGATTCTTTTAGAGCCCGGGTCTGTAGCTCAGCTGGTTAGAGCACCGCTCTGATAAGGCGGGGGTCAATGGTTCAAGTCCATTCAGGCCCACTTTCAGGGGCTATAGCTCAACTGGTAGAGCGCCAGCTTTGCAAGCTGGATGTTAGGAGTTCGAGTCTCCTTAGCTCCAGGAAGCACCGACCGGGTGCAGAAAACATCGTCCCAGCGAGGACATGTGAAAATTGAAATTTCGGCATGGAAACTAACAAAGCAATCAAGCATACAGAGTGACTTGAAGCACCAAGAAAAAAA
Coding sequences within it:
- a CDS encoding cyclic nucleotide-binding domain-containing protein; the encoded protein is MMSHTGIGDWISAQYDLGVPFLQQVPREYADYLLLNSQIREYDAGEIILQGGIEGESFCVLQSGRVIICGQILPDGHYSALATLESGSCFGEMSILCGEPTANTIIAAEDGCTVLHIPKAEFLKFLDKNPSALLYLYKVMADRLRAKNQALDEFERLSLLASAKVLPFIDFAQTMEKSRITGTVIFECSGESGFIAFQDGRICCAKCGKLAGPDALEKMLSWGDETLFKLDTHVMPDVVNINQMSDTTSLILDALRNIDEKQSARK
- the purM gene encoding phosphoribosylformylglycinamidine cyclo-ligase, whose product is MNYADAGVSLARADEAMVGVKKSVRTTFNQGVLGDVGNFGGLFTLNHLGMKDPVLVSSVDGVGTKLKVDIEMGTHELPGQDIVNHCCDDILVQGARPLFFLDYVATGRLEPGVMDKLVAGMAKACRENDLVLIGGETAEMPGFYGPGDYDISGTIVGVVERENIIDGKKIKPGTIILGLPSTGLHTNGYSLARKVLFDVAGYKVDTMVDGMDKSIGEALATPHRSYYPSLIDLCNKKKIQGLAHITGSGYQGNIPRILPDNVDVIIDRTTWDPPMIFKLIQQAGSVEKDEMYSTFNMGMGMLIFIDPADKAEVVAHLEAKGEKWTQIGEVVAGTKQVKFRD
- a CDS encoding glycosyl hydrolase family 5, whose amino-acid sequence is MKKLLLSSLIAAGAFSMFSACSDDPVTASSPIAAPTSSDSGYPGTSSSSSAFAPIPGYSSAIVPGSSGSNPLSSSSAIAPVPGSSSSVVNPSLSSSSVNPASSATPGSSAVESSSSAEPAKTTGNPEEDIKLYPVPTLKNILGNGTSGWNTRYWDACKAHCSQTSLDGAEGKPVITSQEEYESRHYTARVCNIHDIEIPTFTYSKGLERYWIGIQNTPNACQEADPASGGGFTCTDMAPVAVNDTLAYAFVAGSDATTSCGKCFHLQYDGSFKDADGNNAPKGTHKALKGKHIIVMASNIGHDVKPGQFDLMVPGGGPGIFNALQLQITKPGIEWGATYGGFLTYCQNGEKCGYDGTLECYQSCVNEMCDAAFGDSNYPNLLRGCHWFADWFMAADNPTYQWEEVECPQYLVDKYETTISRSIETKILFQSDWSKYKGGEFITTDACSSTPNDQHEYCDPDQLAADKAKTY